The Calliphora vicina chromosome 3, idCalVici1.1, whole genome shotgun sequence genome contains a region encoding:
- the Lon gene encoding lon protease homolog, mitochondrial isoform X2, whose protein sequence is MLTRLATRPRNFLARNITQLVSANQRGAPRSLILKQFNTQLERQQQLRATLATRVCSRTFCSSRNKQDEEELLEQEQDFIINKDPQLPATVAVPEVWPHVPLLATKRNPVFPRFMKILEVSNPQLIDLIRRKVKLNQPYVGVFMKKDNDNEAEIVEKLDDVYKIGTFAQILELQDLGDKLRMVVVAHRRIKITGQILEELVPPKADETAQTGSSSTAAPATDAERRKMARKSRPARLQKRELTPETPTAATTETTVDTTKTTDAAATTDVKATTETDADATKAAGATTDPQTSSEPLPVLMVEVVNVQHENFKQTEEVKALTQEVIKTIRDIITMNPLYRESLQQMLHQNQRVVDNPVYLCDLGASLSAAEPEDLQKILEEMDIPKRLLLALGILKKELELSKLQQKIGREVEEKVKQQHRKYILHEQLKAIKKELGIEKDDKDAIGEKYREKLKDKTVPENVMIVIDEELNKLNFLESHSSEFNVTRNYLDWLTSLPWGVTSQENLSLEQATEILDNDHYGMEDIKKRILEFIAISQLKGSTQGKILCFHGPPGVGKTSIARSIARALNREYFRFSVGGMTDVAEIKGHRRTYVGAMPGKLIQCLKKTKTENPLVLIDEVDKIGKGYQGDPSSALLELLDPEQNANFLDHYLDVPVDLSHVLFICTANVIDTIPEPLRDRMELIEMSGYVAEEKVAIARQYLIPQAMRDCGLEDKHITLNDDALSTLIRSYCRESGVRNLQKQIEKVIRKVAYKIVKKEGDHHDVSNDNLTSYLGKHVFSSDRMYEETPPGVVMGLAWTAMGGSALYIETAKRNTIKHSKGENTSGSINITGNLGDVMKESAQIALTVARNFMRGLDEKNNFLENSNIHLHVPEGATPKDGPSAGVTIVTALMSLATNKPVRQNIAMTGEVSLKGKVLPVGGIKEKTIAAKRSGITCIIIPEENRKDWAELPSFITDDIEVHFASVYEDVYKIAFDHTEQQAKKQQQQQ, encoded by the exons ATGTTAACACGTTTGGCCACCAGACCAAGAAATTTTTTGGCACGTAACATTACACAATTGGTGTCGGCTAACCAAAGAGGAGCGCCCCGTTCATTGATACTGAAACAATTCAATACACAACTGGAAAGACAACAACAACTAAGGGCTACTTTAGCGACGAGAGTATGTTCGAGAACATTTTGCAGTAGTCGCAACAAACAAGATGAGGAAGAGCTGCTGGAGCAAGAACAAGATTTCATTATCAACAAAGATCCACAATTGCCGGCAACCGTAGCCGTACCAGAAGTATGGCCCCACGTGCCTTTACTGGCCACAAAACGCAATCCAGTGTTTCCAAGATTCATGAAAATTCTTGAG GTCTCCAATCCCCAGCTGATTGATTTAATTAGGCGCAAAGTTAAATTGAATCAACCGTACGTTggtgtttttatgaaaaaagacaACGACAATGAAGCGGAAATTGTCGAAAAACTTGATGATGTTTATAAAATTGGTACCTTTGCCCAAATATTGGAGCTGCAAGATCTGGGCGATAAGTTGAGAATGGTGGTGGTGGCTCATAGGCGTATAAAAATAACGGGACAGATTCTGGAAGAATTGGTGCCACCAAAAG CCGACGAAACAGCACAGACGGGTTCATCATCAACTGCAGCGCCAGCAACAGATGCTGAACGTCGTAAAATGGCTAGAAAATCAAGGCCAGCACGTTTGCAAAAGCGAGAATTAACCCCAGAAACACCTACTGCCGCAACAACAGAAACTACAGTGGATACAACTAAAACCACTGATGCTGCAGCAACTACAGATGTCAAAGCAACTACAGAGACTGATGCCGATGCCACTAAAGCTGCTGGAGCTACCACAGATCCTCAGACTTCAAGCGAACCACTGCCAGTTCTTATGGTTGAAGTTGTTAATGTACAACATGAAAACTTTAAACAGACCGAAGAAGTTAAGGCTTTAACTCAGGAAGTTATAAAGACAATACGTGATATTATCACTATGAATCCTCTGTACAG AGAGAGTTTACAGCAAATGTTGCATCAAAATCAACGTGTTGTTGATAATCCTGTGTATTTGTGTGATTTGGGTGCCTCTTTATCGGCTGCCGAACCTGaggatttacaaaaaattttggagGAAATGGAT aTTCCCAAACGTCTCTTGCTGGCATTGGGCATATTGAAAAAAGAACTTGAACTTTCAAAGTTACAGCAAAAAATTGGTCGTGAAGTTGAGGAGAAGGTCAAGCAACAGCATCGTAAATACATTTTGCACGAACAACTGAAAGCCATTAAAAAGGAATTGGGCATCGAAAAGGACGACAAAGATGCCATCGGTGAGAAATACCGTGAAAAACTCAAGGACAAAACAGTACCCGAAAATGTGATGATCGTAATCGATgaagaattaaataaattaaactttttggaAAGTCACAGTTCGGAGTTTAATGTAACGCGTAACTATTTGGATTGGCTGACCTCGTTGCCCTGGGGTGTTACTAGCCAAGAAAATCTGAGTTTGGAACAGGCTACCGAAATTCTCGATAATGATCATTATGGCATGGAAGATATAAAAAAGagaattttagaatttatagCCATTAGTCAGTTGAAGGGCTCAACACAGGGTAAAATTTTATGCTTCCATGGACCACCTGGTGTGGGAAAAACTAGTATAg CTCGCTCCATTGCTCGTGCCTTGAATAGAGAATATTTCCGTTTCAGTGTGGGTGGCATGACAGATGTGGCGGAAATCAAGGGCCATAGACGTACTTATGTAGGAGCCATGCCCGGCAAATTGATACAATGTTTGAAGAAAACTAAAACCGAAAATCCTTTAGTGCTTATAGATGAAGTTGACAAAATTGGCAA AGGCTATCAAGGCGATCCCAGTTCAGCTTTATTAGAACTTTTAGATCCCGAACAAAACGCCAATTTCCTAGATCATTATTTGGATGTGCCAGTAGATTTGTCTCATGTTCTATTCATTTGTACCGCAAATGTTATCGACACCATACCTGAGCCACTGCGCGATCGTATGGAACTTATCGAAATGTCTGGTTATGTGGCTGAGGAAAAAGTGGCCATAGCCCGTCAATATCTTATACCACAAGCTATGCGCGATTGTGGTTTGGAAGATAAACACATTACCCTTAATGACGATGCTTTAAGTACTCTTATACGCAGCTATTGCCGTGAATCTGGTGTCCGTAACCtgcaaaaacaaatagaaaaagtcATCCGTAAAGTGGCCTATAAGATTGTCAAAAAGGAGGGTGATCATCATGATGTCAGCAATGATAATCTCACTTCATACTTGGGCAAACATGTGTTCTCATCGGATCGCATGTACGAAGAGACACCACCCGGTGTTGTTATGGGCTTAGCATGGACAGCCATGGGTGGTTCGGCCTTGTACATTGAAACAGCGAAACGTAACACCATTAAACATTCAAAAGGTGAAAATACCAGTGGTTCTATAAATATAACAGGTAATCTGGGTGATGTTATGAAGGAGTCGGCACAAATAGCTTTAACAGTGGCACGTAATTTCATGCGTGGTTTAGATGAGAAGAATAATTTCTTAGAAAATAG CAACATTCATTTACATGTCCCTGAAGGTGCCACACCCAAGGACGGTCCCAGTGCTGGTGTTACAATTGTAACGGCTCTTATGTCTTTAGCCACCAACAAACCAGTTAGACAAAATATCGCCATGACTGGTGAAGTGTCGCTAAAAGGCAAAGTATTACCAGTAGGTGGCATCAAGGAAAAAACTATTGCC GCTAAACGCAGCGGCATTACTTGCATTATTATACCCGAAGAAAATCGCAAAGACTGGGCTGAATTACCCTCTTTTATAACCGACGATATTGAAGTACATTTTGCTTCTGTCTATGAAGATGTCTACAAAATCGCATTTGACCACACGGAGCAGCAGGCGAAgaagcaacagcagcaacaatag
- the Lon gene encoding lon protease homolog, mitochondrial isoform X1 has product MLTRLATRPRNFLARNITQLVSANQRGAPRSLILKQFNTQLERQQQLRATLATRVCSRTFCSSRNKQDEEELLEQEQDFIINKDPQLPATVAVPEVWPHVPLLATKRNPVFPRFMKILEVSNPQLIDLIRRKVKLNQPYVGVFMKKDNDNEAEIVEKLDDVYKIGTFAQILELQDLGDKLRMVVVAHRRIKITGQILEELVPPKEKTTTIHYPLFNIKMQIPADETAQTGSSSTAAPATDAERRKMARKSRPARLQKRELTPETPTAATTETTVDTTKTTDAAATTDVKATTETDADATKAAGATTDPQTSSEPLPVLMVEVVNVQHENFKQTEEVKALTQEVIKTIRDIITMNPLYRESLQQMLHQNQRVVDNPVYLCDLGASLSAAEPEDLQKILEEMDIPKRLLLALGILKKELELSKLQQKIGREVEEKVKQQHRKYILHEQLKAIKKELGIEKDDKDAIGEKYREKLKDKTVPENVMIVIDEELNKLNFLESHSSEFNVTRNYLDWLTSLPWGVTSQENLSLEQATEILDNDHYGMEDIKKRILEFIAISQLKGSTQGKILCFHGPPGVGKTSIARSIARALNREYFRFSVGGMTDVAEIKGHRRTYVGAMPGKLIQCLKKTKTENPLVLIDEVDKIGKGYQGDPSSALLELLDPEQNANFLDHYLDVPVDLSHVLFICTANVIDTIPEPLRDRMELIEMSGYVAEEKVAIARQYLIPQAMRDCGLEDKHITLNDDALSTLIRSYCRESGVRNLQKQIEKVIRKVAYKIVKKEGDHHDVSNDNLTSYLGKHVFSSDRMYEETPPGVVMGLAWTAMGGSALYIETAKRNTIKHSKGENTSGSINITGNLGDVMKESAQIALTVARNFMRGLDEKNNFLENSNIHLHVPEGATPKDGPSAGVTIVTALMSLATNKPVRQNIAMTGEVSLKGKVLPVGGIKEKTIAAKRSGITCIIIPEENRKDWAELPSFITDDIEVHFASVYEDVYKIAFDHTEQQAKKQQQQQ; this is encoded by the exons ATGTTAACACGTTTGGCCACCAGACCAAGAAATTTTTTGGCACGTAACATTACACAATTGGTGTCGGCTAACCAAAGAGGAGCGCCCCGTTCATTGATACTGAAACAATTCAATACACAACTGGAAAGACAACAACAACTAAGGGCTACTTTAGCGACGAGAGTATGTTCGAGAACATTTTGCAGTAGTCGCAACAAACAAGATGAGGAAGAGCTGCTGGAGCAAGAACAAGATTTCATTATCAACAAAGATCCACAATTGCCGGCAACCGTAGCCGTACCAGAAGTATGGCCCCACGTGCCTTTACTGGCCACAAAACGCAATCCAGTGTTTCCAAGATTCATGAAAATTCTTGAG GTCTCCAATCCCCAGCTGATTGATTTAATTAGGCGCAAAGTTAAATTGAATCAACCGTACGTTggtgtttttatgaaaaaagacaACGACAATGAAGCGGAAATTGTCGAAAAACTTGATGATGTTTATAAAATTGGTACCTTTGCCCAAATATTGGAGCTGCAAGATCTGGGCGATAAGTTGAGAATGGTGGTGGTGGCTCATAGGCGTATAAAAATAACGGGACAGATTCTGGAAGAATTGGTGCCACCAAAAG aaaaaactacaacaatacaTTATCCactatttaacataaaaatgcaAATACCAGCCGACGAAACAGCACAGACGGGTTCATCATCAACTGCAGCGCCAGCAACAGATGCTGAACGTCGTAAAATGGCTAGAAAATCAAGGCCAGCACGTTTGCAAAAGCGAGAATTAACCCCAGAAACACCTACTGCCGCAACAACAGAAACTACAGTGGATACAACTAAAACCACTGATGCTGCAGCAACTACAGATGTCAAAGCAACTACAGAGACTGATGCCGATGCCACTAAAGCTGCTGGAGCTACCACAGATCCTCAGACTTCAAGCGAACCACTGCCAGTTCTTATGGTTGAAGTTGTTAATGTACAACATGAAAACTTTAAACAGACCGAAGAAGTTAAGGCTTTAACTCAGGAAGTTATAAAGACAATACGTGATATTATCACTATGAATCCTCTGTACAG AGAGAGTTTACAGCAAATGTTGCATCAAAATCAACGTGTTGTTGATAATCCTGTGTATTTGTGTGATTTGGGTGCCTCTTTATCGGCTGCCGAACCTGaggatttacaaaaaattttggagGAAATGGAT aTTCCCAAACGTCTCTTGCTGGCATTGGGCATATTGAAAAAAGAACTTGAACTTTCAAAGTTACAGCAAAAAATTGGTCGTGAAGTTGAGGAGAAGGTCAAGCAACAGCATCGTAAATACATTTTGCACGAACAACTGAAAGCCATTAAAAAGGAATTGGGCATCGAAAAGGACGACAAAGATGCCATCGGTGAGAAATACCGTGAAAAACTCAAGGACAAAACAGTACCCGAAAATGTGATGATCGTAATCGATgaagaattaaataaattaaactttttggaAAGTCACAGTTCGGAGTTTAATGTAACGCGTAACTATTTGGATTGGCTGACCTCGTTGCCCTGGGGTGTTACTAGCCAAGAAAATCTGAGTTTGGAACAGGCTACCGAAATTCTCGATAATGATCATTATGGCATGGAAGATATAAAAAAGagaattttagaatttatagCCATTAGTCAGTTGAAGGGCTCAACACAGGGTAAAATTTTATGCTTCCATGGACCACCTGGTGTGGGAAAAACTAGTATAg CTCGCTCCATTGCTCGTGCCTTGAATAGAGAATATTTCCGTTTCAGTGTGGGTGGCATGACAGATGTGGCGGAAATCAAGGGCCATAGACGTACTTATGTAGGAGCCATGCCCGGCAAATTGATACAATGTTTGAAGAAAACTAAAACCGAAAATCCTTTAGTGCTTATAGATGAAGTTGACAAAATTGGCAA AGGCTATCAAGGCGATCCCAGTTCAGCTTTATTAGAACTTTTAGATCCCGAACAAAACGCCAATTTCCTAGATCATTATTTGGATGTGCCAGTAGATTTGTCTCATGTTCTATTCATTTGTACCGCAAATGTTATCGACACCATACCTGAGCCACTGCGCGATCGTATGGAACTTATCGAAATGTCTGGTTATGTGGCTGAGGAAAAAGTGGCCATAGCCCGTCAATATCTTATACCACAAGCTATGCGCGATTGTGGTTTGGAAGATAAACACATTACCCTTAATGACGATGCTTTAAGTACTCTTATACGCAGCTATTGCCGTGAATCTGGTGTCCGTAACCtgcaaaaacaaatagaaaaagtcATCCGTAAAGTGGCCTATAAGATTGTCAAAAAGGAGGGTGATCATCATGATGTCAGCAATGATAATCTCACTTCATACTTGGGCAAACATGTGTTCTCATCGGATCGCATGTACGAAGAGACACCACCCGGTGTTGTTATGGGCTTAGCATGGACAGCCATGGGTGGTTCGGCCTTGTACATTGAAACAGCGAAACGTAACACCATTAAACATTCAAAAGGTGAAAATACCAGTGGTTCTATAAATATAACAGGTAATCTGGGTGATGTTATGAAGGAGTCGGCACAAATAGCTTTAACAGTGGCACGTAATTTCATGCGTGGTTTAGATGAGAAGAATAATTTCTTAGAAAATAG CAACATTCATTTACATGTCCCTGAAGGTGCCACACCCAAGGACGGTCCCAGTGCTGGTGTTACAATTGTAACGGCTCTTATGTCTTTAGCCACCAACAAACCAGTTAGACAAAATATCGCCATGACTGGTGAAGTGTCGCTAAAAGGCAAAGTATTACCAGTAGGTGGCATCAAGGAAAAAACTATTGCC GCTAAACGCAGCGGCATTACTTGCATTATTATACCCGAAGAAAATCGCAAAGACTGGGCTGAATTACCCTCTTTTATAACCGACGATATTGAAGTACATTTTGCTTCTGTCTATGAAGATGTCTACAAAATCGCATTTGACCACACGGAGCAGCAGGCGAAgaagcaacagcagcaacaatag
- the LOC135953117 gene encoding venom protease: protein MHLKLSLLLFIFCLQLLLERSIADDVTKEYIDLLDLTDNDEFYWSRHANGATDADHSNHIPNITRHSLSKRQALAAGELQENLAYGACRTPGGEEGNCRHVIYCRIPELKEDIWRLVSHLCVIKGSTIGVCCPTRILGRLGPQVITDVNNIDLEEPRVLNRPEQRGCGVTTKQFPRVSGGRPAEPDEWPWMAAFIRPGLPYIWCGGVLVTDRHVLTAAHCIHRIKKEEMFVRLGEYNTLLLNETRARDFRIANMVTHIDYDPLTFENDIGLVRVERPTLFNTYIWPVCMPPIGETWEGKMAIVTGWGSQRFGGPHSDILMEVNLPVWKIDDCRDVIVERVPETMLCAGYPEGGQDSCQGDSGGPLLLQLPNRRWVTIGVVSWGIRCGEPNRPGMYTRVDRYLHWIIENSDI, encoded by the exons ATGCATTTAAAactatcattattattatttatattctgTCTACAATTGTTATTGGAAAGGTCGATAGCTGATGATGTGACAAAAGAATATATAG ATTTACTCGATCTAACGGATAATGATGAGTTCTACTGGAGTAGACATGCAAACGGTGCTACTGATGCCGATCATAGTAATCATATTCCAAACATTACACGTCATAGTTTGAGCAAGAGACAAGCGCTTGCAGCCGGAGAACTGCAG gaaaatctTGCATATGGAGCATGTCGTACTCCTGGCGGTGAGGAAGGTAATTGTCGTCATGTTATTTACTGCCGTATACCGGAATTGAAGGAAGATATCTGGCGATTGGTCTCACATTTATGTGTCATAAAAGGAAG CACCATTGGTGTTTGCTGTCCCACCCGTATATTAGGCCGTTTGGGTCCGCAAGTTATCACTGATGTCAATAACATCGATTTGGAAGAACCACGTGTCCTCAATCGTCCCGAACAGCGAGGTTGTGGTGTAACAACCAAACAATTTCCACGAGTTAGCGGCGGACGTCCAGCCGAACCCGATGAATGGCCTTGGATGGCGGCATTCATACGTCCGGGTTTACCTTATATTTGGTGTGGCGGTGTATTGGTCACTGATCGTCATGTCTTAACGGCTGCCCATTGTATTCATAGAATCAAAAAAGAAGAAATGTTTGTACGTTTGGGCGAATACAATACGCTGCTATTGAATGAAACTCGTGCCAGAGATTTTCGTATAGCAAATATGGTTACCCATATTGATTACGATCCGTTGACGTTTGAAAACGATATTGGTTTGGTGAGAGTGGAGAGGCCAACGCTATTCAATACTTACATATGGCCGGTGTGTATGCCACCTATTGGTGAAACGTGGGAGGGTAAAATGGCCATAGTAACGGGTTGGGGTAGTCAGAGATTTGGTGGACCGCATTCGGACATCTTAATGGAG GTCAACTTACCCGTTTGGAAAATTGATGACTGTCGCGATGTTATTGTGGAACGTGTACCCGAAACAATGTTATGTGCTGGTTATCCCGAAGGTGGACAAGATTCCTGCCAAGGCGACAGTGGTGGCCCACTCTTACTGCAGTTACCCAACAGGCGTTGGGTTACAATTGGCGTTGTTTCGTGGGGCATACGTTGTGGTGAACCCAATCGTCCGGGAATGTACACACGTGTTGATCGATACCTGCACTGGATTATTGAAAATTctgatatttaa